The following proteins are co-located in the Apium graveolens cultivar Ventura chromosome 5, ASM990537v1, whole genome shotgun sequence genome:
- the LOC141661315 gene encoding uncharacterized protein LOC141661315, whose protein sequence is METISVASRIEELRIKLGFSNCFSVDRIGRSGGLTVFWKMSAKCSIVGYSQNHVDLVFTENNIQKWRLSCFYGFLERARRSQSWELICNLAQLSTLPWCMVGDFNDLLYATDKKGIHPHPEYLMRGFQNAIDSSSLAELDLNGGSYTWEKGRGTREWVQERLDRAFANMAVSDHDAIFLELLSVEVPKRVFRFKFENTWLKESTFVEEVKQCWENLPASHLVIKLMSVSGYMEKWGRDFFNKFKQKVRNQKALMDSLQDKLDECSVKEFVEARDRLNEILLHEEVYWKQRAKLFWLQEGDGNTNLFHSTATTRKKKSRINFLVTEEGTRVDDAERMVLANRLKKILPQIISEEQSTFVRDRCISDNVIVAFEIIHHMRGEKRGEEGNVALKLDISKAYDRVNWDYLRKRMQDMGFLSYDVCFNGETVGPICPKRGLRQGDPLSPYLFLFYAEGLSNLLDNTAAEGRIQGCKISIGAPEVTHLFFIDDSFLFFKASKEEAHQIKLILNAYENSSGQAVNYSKSGIFFSSNVRRDKQREISGILGVHGDITKSNYLGLPSLVVRSKKRVFGFIKEKVCKRIDSWRSKPISRAGKSILIRNVAQAIPSYSMTCFLLPKSLIDEIEKMFNAFWWKSGSTRGRGIRWHSWDAMAMPKCKGGMGFRNLYGFNIALYFPHESILAAKRGSKTSCIWTGIWQAKEHLSQGFRWVLGDGNDIVATKDAWLARKINFKVHNLPLYEGRNEKAMISFSRDDALAILAMIVPQRQVEDRIVWSKSIDGHYNVKIGYRLWHDLYAVRSNLRSKGVNTPIICPMCSADVEHLLHLFFECPYANSCWQTVGLSYDMREITSAPEWLLRKLETAKYNEVVKVCITLGGIWYWRNCKVWKDKYLNPSIVMANCFKVFKEWKDARANVVNRAGNTRANGNASKKWEPPLPGELKVNVDASFIAGSESFTVGMVARDCKGLFIEGNSITLTCPTTVVEAECIGVREALSWVMTFQNKKIKVESDSLLTIRAIQGKRCNLMEIGHVIESCRSMLQHLPLVSINYVRKQANRVAHSLARITCSVNCFTVFSSPPNHLVETILNDFSME, encoded by the exons GATTTAGTGTTTACAGAGAATAATATCCAAAAGTGGAGGCTTTCCTGTTTTTATGGATTCCTGGAAAGAGCTAGGAGAAGTCAGTCTTGGGAATTAATATGTAATCTAGCTCAACTGTCGACTCTCCCCTGGTGCATGGTAGGGGATTTTAATGATCTATTATATGCAACGGACAAAAAAGGTATTCACCCTCACCCTGAATATCTAATGAGAGGCTTTCAGAATGCGATTGATAGTAGCTCTCTTGCGGAACTAGATCTTAATGGAGGAAGTTACACTTGGGAGAAGGGCAGAGGCACGAGAGAGTGGGTGCAGGAGCGTTTAGATAGAGCATTTGCAAATATGG CTGTGTCTGATCATGATGCAATATTCTTGGAATTGCTAAGTGTGGAAGTACCTAAAAGAGTTTTTAGATTCAAGTTTGAAAACACGTGGCTCAAGGAATCCACATTTGTGGAAGAGGTTAAACAGTGTTGGGAGAATCTTCCTGCTTCTCATTTAGTCATTAAACTGATGTCAGTATCGGGCTATATGGAGAAGTGGGGGCGGGACTTTTTTAACAAATTCAAACAGAAAGTTAGAAATCAGAAGGCTCTCATGGATTCTCTacaagataaattagatgagtGTAGTGTGAAGGAGTTTGTGGAAGCTAGGGATCGTTTAAATGAAATTTTGTTACACGAAGAGGTGTATTGGAAGCAGCGTGCTAAGTTGTTCTGGCTTCAAGAAGGCGATGGAAATACTAATCTTTTTCATTCTACTGCGACTACAAGAAAGAAAAAGAGTAGAATTAATTTTTTGGTGACAGAGGAGGGGACCAGAGTTGATGATGCTGAGCGGATGG TCCTTGCTAATAGATTGAAGAAAATCTTACCTCAAATTATCTCTGAGGAACAATCCACTTTTGTGCGTGATAGATGTATTTCAGACAATGTTATTGTGGCTTTTGAAATTATTCATCATATGAGAGGGGAGAAAAGGGGTGAGGAGGGTAATGTAGCTTTGAAGTTGGATATATCCAAAGCCTATGATAGAGTAAACTGGGATTACTTGAGGAAGCGGATGCAGGATATGGGCTTTT TATCTTATGATGTGTGTTTCAATGGTGAAACGGTGGGTCCAATTTGTCCTAAACGAGGTCTACGTCAAGGGGATCCGCTGTCCCCTTATCTGTTTCTCTTTTATGCAGAGGGGTTGTCGAATCTTTTGGACAATACAGCTGCAGAAGGTAGGATTCAGGGCTGCAAAATCAGTATTGGGGCTCCAGAGGTTACCCATTTATTTTTTATTGATGACAGCTTCCTTTTCTTTAAAGCATCGAAGGAAGAAGCTCATCAGATAAAATTAATTCTAAATGCTTATGAGAATAGTTCAGGACAGGCAGTCAACTACTCTAAATCAGGCATTTTCTTCAGTTCTAATGTCAGAAGGGACAAGCAAAGGGAGATCTCTGGAATACTGGGAGTTCATGGAGATATAACTAAGAGTAACTACTTGGGGCTCCCGTCACTAGTTGTGAGATCGAAAAAGAGAGTATTTGGTTTTATAAAAGAAAAAGTTTGCAAACGTATTGATAGTTGGAGATCAAAACCAATATCGAGAGCTGGTAAGTCTATTTTAATTCGAAACGTAGCCCAAGCTATTCCGTCTTACAGTATGACTTGTTTTCTGCTACCTAAAAGCCTAATCGACGAGATTGAAAAAATGTTTAATGCATTTTGGTGGAAGTCTGGTTCGACAAGAGGTAGAGGGATAAGATGGCACTCATGGGATGCTATGGCTATGCCAAAATGTAAAGGCGGGATGGGTTTCCGAAATTTATATGGCTTCAATATAGCCTT ATACTTCCCTCATGAAAGTATTTTGGCAGCAAAAAGGGGTTCAAAGACAAGTTGTATCTGGACAGGGATATGGCAAGCGAAAGAACATCTGTCTCAAGGGTTTCGCTGGGTGTTAGGTGATGGAAATGACATAGTAGCAACTAAAGATGCGTGGCTGGCTCGTAAAATAAATTTCAAGGTGCACAATTTGCCATTGTACGAAGGAAGGAATGAGAAAGCTATGAT AAGTTTCAGTAGAGATGATGCTTTAGCTATTCTGGCAATGATTGTGCCTCAACGTCAAGTTGAAGATCGAATAGTCTGGTCCAAGTCAATTGATGGTCATTATAATGTGAAGATTGGTTACCGTCTGTGGCATGATCTATACGCTG TTCGAAGTAATTTGAGAAGCAAAGGTGTCAACACGCCCATAATCTGTCCAATGTGCAGTGCAGATGTTGAGCACCTTCTTCATTTGTTCTTTGAGTGTCCGTATGCTAATAGTTGTTGGCAAACAGTGGGCCTGAGTTATGATATGAGGGAGATTACTTCAGCACCGGAATGGTTACTTCGGAAATTAGAAACAGCAAAATATAATGAGGTTGTAAAAGTGTGCATCACTTTGGGGGGAATTTGGTATTGGCGTAACTGCAAGGTGTGGAAAGATAAATACCTGAATCCGTCTATAGTAATGGCAAATTGTTTCAAGGTGTTCAAAGAGTGGAAGGATGCCAGAGCAAATGTTGTGAATAGAGCAGGGAACACAAGAGCTAATGGTAATGCTAGCAAGAAATGGGAACCACCATTGCCAGGCGAGTTGAAGGTGAATGTAGATGCTTCTTTTATAGCTGGTTCTGAATCTTTCACAGTAGGCATGGTAGCTCGAGATTGTAAGGGTCTGTTTATTGAAGGCAATAGTATCACACTCACATGTCCAACTACAGTCGTGGAGGCGGAATGCATAGGGGTTAGAGAGGCACTGTCATGGGTCATGACCTTTCAGAACAAAAAAATTAAAGTGGAGTCAGATTCATTACTCACCATTAGAGCTATACAAGGGAAGAGGTGTAATCTCATGGAGATTGGCCACGTCATTGAGAGCTGTAGATCGATGCTTCAACATCTACCTTTAGTATCTATTAATTATGTTAGAAAGCAAGCAAACAGGGTGGCTCATAGTTTAGCTAGAATCACCTGTTCGGTAAATTGCTTTACTGTATTTTCATCTCCTCCTAATCATCTGGTGGAGACTATTTTGAATGATTTCTCGATGGAATGA